The sequence below is a genomic window from Lentimicrobium saccharophilum.
ATCAATCCCTGGCATGTAAATGAAGAATTTCAGATGATCTATTTTGAAAAACTCATGGAATGGGTTGAGAAAGAAAATATCCTTGCTTTCTTTTTTGAAGCTTTTGATGAATCATGGAAAGGATCATCGGAACCACTGGAACCCGAGAAACACTGGGGCCTTTTCAGGTCTGACAGAACGCCCAAAATGGCCGTAAGAAAATTGATACAGCAAGAATGAAATAATTGTTTAATACTTAAACGCCTGACAACATTCCTGAATTCTTTGAAATAAGCAGTTTTAATAATGTCAACCAATTTATTAACCTAAAACCAAATAAATGATGAAAAAAACTACGACTATTTTATTGATGCTTATTGCATCAGTCAGTTTTGCCCAGAACAATCCGGTTGATTTTGAATCAGGCGGATTCGGAGCAGACTGGACCTGGGCTGTTTTTGAAAACGACAGCAATCCTCCGTTGGAAATTATTGCAAATCCTGATCAATCCGGTGCAAACACTTCAGCTACTGTTGCTAAATTCACCGCTTTGCAAACCGGAAATCCATGGGCCGGATGCGAATCTTTACACAATGCCGATCTTGGCCCATTTGTATTGGATGAAACCAATAATCTTATCAAGATCATGGTCTGGAAATCTGTGATCAGCGATGTTGGCATCAAACTGGCTTCCCCATTGGGCTGGTCGCAAGGTGAAATCAAAGTTGCCAACACTCTTGTGAATCAGTGGGAAGAGCTTACATTCGACTTTTCAAACTTCATCAACCCTCCCCCTGATCAGGGACAATTGGATCAGATCATCATTTTCCCCGACTTTGACCTATCCGGAAGAACGCAGGATAATATTGTATATTTTGACAATATTACCTTCAATCCTCAGGGTGGAAGTAATCCTGATGTGCCAACAGTTGCAGCGCCCATTCCTCCTCAGCGCAATCCCGGGGATGTTATTTCGCTGTTCAGCGATGCTTATACCAATGTACCTGTAGATACCTGGCTTACAGGATGGTCGGCAGCAATGCTCGAAGAGCTTACCATCGCAGGCAATCCCACTAAAAGATATTACAACCTGGATTATGCCGGAATTGAGACCGTTCAGAATCAAATCGATATATCGGAAATGCTTCAGTTGCATTTAGATGTTTGGTCGCCCAATTTCACTTTCTTCGGAATCAAACTGGTTGATTTTGGCCCTGATGGTGCCTTTGGTGGAGGTGATGATTCAGAACACCAGGTCAATTTTGAAGGATTGGCGCAGTCTCAATGGGTCAGCCTGGAAATCCCTTTGACCGATTTCACCGGATTAAATGCCTTGAATAATATCGCACAGTATATTCTGGTAGGTCAGCCAACCGGTTTAAGCAATGTGTATGTTGATAACTTTTACTTTTATAAAGGGGAGCCGGTAAGCACCTCTGATATCAGCCTGACCGGCAAAAGGGTTGTATTATATCCGAATCCTGTAGAGCAGGGTGGTCAGATTTACCTCGGATCAAACGTTTATCAGGTCGATGTGCTAGACCTGAGCGGCAGGGCTTTAATCTCCGTCAACAATCCGGCCATTGAAACCGGAAACCTCAACCGTGGAGCTTATCTGCTGAGAATCCAAACCAGAGATGGTTTAATTCAAACGCACAAACTCATTGTAAACTAACAAAGATAAATTTGTGATGGGTGAGCCGTCAGATTGTTGACGGCTCATTCTTTACAGTCACAAATCGCAACCTTCTTTGATCATATCCGGTGCTGTAAAGCAAGTGGATCGTTACATTCATTTTTTAAAAAAAATATATGAAAAAAACAGGATTTCTCTTGTTGTTGATGCTTATTGTGTCAATAACCTTTGCTCAAAACGCACCTGTCAATTTTGAAACAGGTGGTTATGGAGCCGACTGGACCTGGACCGTGTTTGAGAACGGACCGAATGCCCCGCTGGGGATCATCACCAACCCTGACCAGAGTGGAATCAATACCTCTGCAACGGTAGCCTCGTTCACGGCTCTTCAAAGCGGTCAACCCTGGGCAGGATGTGAATCAGCTCATGGTGATGATGACCTTGGGCCTTTCGTGCTGGATGCAACCAACTCCATTATCAAAATCATGGTCTGGAAATCCGTGATCAGCGATGTGGGAATTAAACTGGTGGCCGCCAGCGGCTGGGCGCAGGCCGAAATCAAAGTGGCCAACACCCTGATCAATCAATGGGAGGAGCTTACGTTTGATTTTTCTGCTTATCCCAATCCTCCGGGAACAGAAGGCATGTACGATCAGATCGTGATTTTCCCCGACTTTAATCTGTCGGGAAGAACGCAGGACAATGTTATTTACTTCGACAATATCACGTTCAACGAACAAGGCACTTCGCCCGGTGAGCCAACCGTAGCAGCACCGGAGCCACCGGTGCGCGAACCCGAAGATGTTGTCTCGGTATTCAGCGGTGCTTACACCAATGTGGCCGGCACTGATTTCAACCCCAACTGGGGCCAGACAACCGTTGTAACTTTCCCGCTGATCGCGGGCAACGAAACCATGAAGTATGCCAACTTCAACTACCAGGGAACGCAGTTTGCCNNNNNNNNNNNNNNNNNNNNNNNNNNNNNNNNNNNNNNNNNNNNNNNNNNNNNNNNNNNNNNNNNNNNNNNNNNNNNNNNNNNNNNNNNNNNNNNNNNNNNNNNNNNNNNNNNNNNNNNNNNNNNNNNNNNNNNNNNNNNNNNNNNNNNNNNNNNNNNNNNNNNNNNNNNNNNNNNNNNNNNNNNNNNNNNNNNNNNNNNNNNNNNNNNNNNNNNNNNNNNNNNNNNNNNNNNNNNNNNNNNNNNNNNNNNNNNNTGCTTATTGTGTCAATAACCTTTGCTCAAAACGCACCTGTCAATTTTGAAACAGGTGGTTATGGAGCCGACTGGACCTGGACCGTGTTTGAGAACGGACCGAATGCCCCGCTGGGGATCATCACCAACCCTGACCAGAGTGGAATCAATACCTCTGCAACGGTAGCCTCGTTCACGGCTCTTCAAAGCGGTCAACCCTGGGCAGGATGTGAATCAGCTCATGGTGATGATGACCTTGGGCCTTTCGTGCTGGATGCAACCAACTCCATTATCAAAATCATGGTCTGGAAATCCGTGATCAGCGATGTGGGAATTAAACTGGTGGCCGCCAGCGGCTGGGCGCAGGCCGAAATCAAAGTGGCCAACACCCTGATCAATCAATGGGAGGAGCTTACGTTTGATTTTTCTGCTTATCCCAATCCTCCGGGAACAGAAGGCATGTACGATCAGATCGTGATTTTCCCCGACTTTAATCTGTCGGGAAGAACGCAGGACAATGTTATTTACTTCGACAATATCACGTTCAACGAACAAGGCACTTCGCCCGGTGAGCCAACCGTAGCAGCACCGGAACCACCGGTGCGCGAACCCGAAGATGTTGTCTCGGTATTCAGCGGTGCTTACACCAATGTGGCCGGCACTGATTTCAACCCCAACTGGGGCCAGACAACCGTTGTAACTTTCCCGCTGATCGCGGGCAACGAAACCATGAAGTATGCCAACTTCAACTACCAGGGAACGCAGTTTGCCTCGGCGCTTGACCTGAGTGGAATGGAGACCCTGCACCTGGATATGTGGACGGCTGATGCAACCGGGGTAAATATATCCCTGATAAGCACCGGTCCGGTTGAAACGCCTTATGCATTGCAGATTACACCCAACCAGTGGGTCAGCTACGACATTCCGCTAACTGCCTTTGCGGGTGTAAACCTTGCTGATGTTATCCAGCTTAAGTTTGACGGTGGAAACGGGTCACAATCCATTTATCTGGACAATATTTACTTTTACACTGAAGGCGGCGTAATCGGGGATACCCCGAGAAACCCGGTTGATTTTGAAACAGGTGGTTATGGAGCCGACTGGACCTGGACCGTGTTTGAGAACGGCCCGAATGCCCCGCTGGGGATCATTGCCAACCCTGACCAGAGCGGGATCAATACTTCTGCAACAGTAGCCGCATTTACTGCCCTTCAAAGCGGTCAACCCTGGGCAGGATGTGAATCGGCCCATGGTGATGATGACCTTGGGCCTTTCGTGCTGGACGCAACCAACTCCATTATCAAGATCATGGTCTGGAAGCCCGTGATCAGTGATGTGGGGATTAAGCTGGTGGCAAATAGCGGCTGGGCGCAGGCCGAAATCAAAGTGGCCAACACCCTGATCAATCAATGGGAGGAGCTTACGTTTGATTTTTCTGCTTATCCCAATCCTCCGGGAACAGAAGGCATGTACGATCAGATCGTGATTTTCCCCGACTTTAATCTGTCGGGAAGAACGCAGGACAATGTTATTTACTTCGACAATATCACGTTCAACGAACAAGGCACTTCGCCCGGTGAGCCAACCGTAGCAGCACCGGAGCCACCGGTGCGCGAACCCGAAGATGTTGTCTCGGTATTCAGCGGTGCTTACACCAATGTGGCCGGCACTGATTTCAACCCCAACTGGGGCCAGACAACCGTTGTAACTTTCCCGCTGATCGCGGGCAACGAAACCATGAAGTATGCCAACTTCAACTACCAGGGAACGCAGTTTGCCTCGGCGCTTGACCTGAGTGGAATGGAGACCCTGCACCTGGATATGTGGACGGCTGATGCGACAGGGGTAAATATATCCCTGATAAGCACCGGTCCGGTTGAAACGCCTTATGCATTGCAGATTACACCCAACCAGTGGGTCAGCTACGACATTCCGCTAACTGCCTTTGCGGGTGTAAACCTTGCTGATGTTATCCAGCTTAAGTTTGACGGTGGAAACGGGTCACAATCCATTTATCTGGACAATATTTACTTTTACACTGAAGGCGGCGTAATCGGGGATACCCCGAGAAACCCGGTTGACTTTGAAACAGGTGGTTATGGGGCCGACTGGACCTGGACCGTGTTTGAGAACGGCCCGAATGCCCCGCTGGGGATCATTGCCAACCCTGACCAGAGCGGGATCAATACTTCTGCAACAGTAGCCGCATTTACTGCCCTTCAAAGCGGTCAACCCTGGGCAGGATGTGAATCGGCCCATGGTGATGATGACCTTGGGCCTTTCGTGCTGGACGCAACCAACTCCATTATCAAGATCATGGTCTGGAAGCCCGTGATCAGTGATGTGGGGATTAAGCTGGTGGCAAATAGCGGCTGGGCGCAGGCCGAAATCAAAGTGGCCAACACCCTGATCAATCAATGGGAGGAGCTTACGTTTGATTTTTCTGCTTATCCCAATCCTCCGGGAACAGAAGGCATGTACGATCAGATCGTGATTTTCCCCGACTTTAATCTGTCGGGAAGAACGCAGGACAATGTTATTTACTTCGACAATATCACGTTCAACGAACAAGGCACTTCGCCCGGTGAGCCAACCGTAGCAGCACCGGAGCCACCGGTGCGCGAACCCGAAGATGTTGTCTCGGTATTCAGCGGTGCTTACACCAATGTGGCCGGCACTGATTTCAACCCCAACTGGGGCCAGACAACCGTTGTAACTTTCCCGCTGATCGCGGGCAACGAAACCATGAAGTATGCCAACTTCAACTACCAGGGAACGCAGTTTGCCTCGGCGCTTGACCTGAGTGGAATGGAGACCCTGCACCTGGATATGTGGACGGCTGATGCGACAGGGGTAAATATATCCCTGATAAGCACCGGTCCGGTTGAAACGCCTTATGCATTGCAGATTACACCCAACCAGTGGGTCAGCTACGACATTCCGCTAACTGCCTTTGCGGGTGTAAACCTTGCTGATGTTATCCAGCTTAAGTTTGACGGTGGAAACGGGTCACAATCCATTTATCTGGACAATATTTACTTTTACACTGAAGGCGGCGTAATCGGGGATACCCCGAGAAACCCGGTTGACTTTGAAACAGGTGGTTATGGGGCCGACTGGACCTGGACCGTGTTTGAGAACGGCCCGAATGCCCCGCTGGGGATCATTGCCAACCCTGACCAGAGCGGGATCAATACTTCTGCAACAGTAGCCGCATTTACTGCCCTTCAAAGCGGTCAACCCTGGGCAGGATGTGAATCGGCCCATGGTGATGATGACCTTGGGCCTTTCGTGCTGGACGCAACCAACTCCATTATCAAGATCATGGTCTGGAAGCCCGTGATCAGTGATGTGGGGATTAAGCTGGTGGCAAATAGCGGCTGGGCGCAGGCCGAAATCAAAGTGGCCAACACCCTGATCAATCAATGGGAGGAGCTTACGTTTGATTTTTCTGCTTATCCCAATCCTCCGGGAACAGAAGGCATGTACGATCAGATCGTGATCTTCCCTGACTTTGATCTGTCGGGAAGAACGCAGGACAATGTTATTTACTTCGACAATATCACGTTCAACGAACAAGGCACTTCGCCCGGTGAGCCAACCGTAGCAGCACCGGAGCCACCGGTGCGCGAACCCGAAGATGTTGTCTCGGTATTCAGCGGTGCTTACACCAATGTGGCCGGCACTGATTTCAACCCCAACTGGGGCCAGACAACCGTTGTAACTTTCCCGCTGATCGCGGGCAACGAAACCATGAAGTATGCCAACTTCAACTACCAGGGAACGCAGTTTGCCTCGGCGCTTGACCTGAGTGGAATGGAGACCCTGCACCTGGATATGTGGACGGCTGATGCGACAGGGGTAAATATATCCCTGATAAGCACCGGTCCGGTTGAAACGCCTTATGCATTGCAGATTACACCCAACCAGTGGGTCAGCTACGACATTCCGCTAACTGCCTTTGCGGGTGTAAACCTTGCTGATGTTATCCAGCTTAAGTTTGACGGTGGAAACGGGTCACAATCCATTTATCTGGACAATATTTACTTTTACACTGAAGGCGGCGTAATCGGGGATACCCCGAGAAACCCGGTTGACTTTGAAACAGGTGGTTATGGGGCCGACTGGACCTGGACCGTGTTTGAGAACGGCCCGAATGCCCCGCTGGGGATCATTGCCAACCCTGACCAGAGCGGGATCAATACTTCTGCAACAGTAGCCGCATTTACTGCCCTTCAAAGCGGTCAACCCTGGGCAGGATGTGAATCGGCCCATGGTGATGATGACCTTGGGCCTTTCGTGCTGGACGCAACCAACTCCATTATCAAGATCATGGTCTGGAAGCCCGTGATCAGTGATGTGGGGATTAAGCTGGTGGCAAATAGCGGCTGGGCGCAGGCCGAAATCAAAGTGGCCAACACCCTGATCAATCAATGGGAGGAGCTTACGTTTGATTTTTCTGCTTATCCCAATCCTCCGGGAACAGAAGGCATGTACGATCAGATCGTGATCTTCCCTGACTTTGATCTGTCCGGCAGGACCCAGGATAACACCATCTATTTCGACAACATCACGTTCAACGAGCAGGAACCTATCGTTGGTGGGCCAAATGCCCCGGTTGATTTTGAAACAGGTGGTTATGGGGCCGACTGGACCTGGACCGTGTTTGAGAACGGCCCGAATGCCCCGCTGGGGATCATCGCAAACCCTGACCAGAGTGGAATCAATTCCTCTGCAACGGTAGCTGAATTTACTGCCCTTCAAAGCGGTCAGCCCTGGGCAGGCGTTGAATCGGCACATGGTGATGATGATCTTGGACCTTTCGTGCTGGATGCAACCAACTCCCTGATCAAAATCATGGTCTGGAAGCCCGTGATCAGTGATGTGGGGATCAAACTGGTGGCCGCCAGCGGCTGGGCACAACCCGAAATCAAAGTAGCCAACACCCTGATCAATCAATGGGAAGAGCTTACGTTTGATTTCTCAGGTTATCCCAATCCTCCGGGAACAGAAGGCATGTACGATCAGATTGTGATCTTCCCTGACTTTGATCTGTCCGGCAGGACCCAGGACAACACCATCTATTTCGACAACATCACGTTCAACGAGCAGGGTACAACCCCCGGCGAACCCACGGCAGCAGCACCGGAACCACCGGTGCGCGAACCCGAAGATGTTGTCTCGGTATTCAGCGGTGCGTATACCAATGTGGCCGGCACTGATTTCAATCCCAACTGGGGCCAGTCAACCGTTGTAACTTTCCCGCTGATCGCGGGCAACGAAACCATGAAGTATGCCAATTTCAACTACCAGGGTACACAGTTTGCCTCGGCGCTTGACCTGAGTGGAATGGAGACCCTGCACCTGGATATGTGGACGGCTGATGCAAGCAGTGTTAATGTTTTTCTCATTAGCACCGGTCCGGTTGAAACGCCTTATGCATTGCAGATTACACCCAATCAGTGGGTCAGCTATGACATTCCGCTCACGGCCTTTGCCGGCGTTGATTTAACAGATGTTATTCAAATGAAGTTTGACGGCGGAAACGGGTCACAATCCATTTATCTGGACAATATTTACTTTTACACTGAAGGCGGCGTAATCGGGGATACCCCGAGAAACCCGGTTGATTTTGAAACAGGTGGTTATGGAGCCGACTGGACCTGGACCGTGTTTGAGAACGGCCCGAATGCCCCGCTGGGGATCATCGCAAACCCTGACCAGAGTGGAATCAATACCTCTGCAACGGTAGCTGAATTTACTGCCCTTCAAAGCGGTCAACCCTGGGCAGGCGTTGAATCGGCCCATGGTGATGATGATCTTGGACCTTTCGTGCTGGATGCAACCAACTCCATTATCAAAATCATGGTTTGGAAGCCCGTGATCAGTGATGTGGGCATCAAACTGGTGGCCGCCAGCGGCTGGGCACAACCCGAAATCAAAGTAGCCAACACCCTGATCAATCAATGGGAAGAGCTTACGTTTGATTTCTCAGGTTATCCCAATCCTCCGGGAACAGAAGGCATGTACGATCAGATTGTGATCTTCCCTGACTTTGATCTGTCCGGCAGGACCCAGGACAACACCATCTATTTCGACAACATCACGTTCAATCAACTGGTGACGAACAATGATCTGACTTTCCCCAAACGCATACTGATTTATCCAAACCCTGTAAAAAGGGGTAATCAAATCATACTTGTTGCAGATGTTAAGCAATTTGAATTGTTTGACATAAGCGGAAGAGTGCTGATTTCGACAAACACCTCCATTGTGGATACTGATAAGCTTAGTAAGGGGATCTATGTTTTAAGAATACACACCAGAAACGGTGATATTCAGACACAAAAGCTTATTGTGAAATAAGTCTGTAATTTTTTTTACCTTTAAGCCGTCTGTAAAAAGACGGCTTTTTTTTTCCTTGCTCAGATCATTTTTTAAATCATACTTTAATTGAAAACAAGAGCAGTTTATTTATTAATGCTTTATTGGGGAACACTTGCAACTTTCGCTCAATCGTTTTCGGAAAAAGGTGTGCCTCTGCTGCAAAACTACACCCCTTCTCAATATCAGCATAAAGGTAAGATCTGGGATATCGGGTCTGCTCCGAACGGCATTGTTTATATGGCCGCCGACGAGGGTTTGCTTGAATTCGACGGAAAAACATGGACAAGCTTCAGGGGAAGTGATGGCTTTACCCGCTCATTACTGGTTGATAACGATTCAACAATCTACACGGGATCGGATCTGGACTTTGGCGTCTGGAAAAGAAACAGTTACCGGGTTTTTGAATACACTTCATTGTATCCTTTCAAAGAAGACATTACCGGAGTTAATGAAGAATTCTGGAATGTTTTCAAACTGAACGATAATGTACTCTTTGTCTCGTCTCAGAACATTTATATCTATAAAAACCAGCACTTTACAAAAATTTCTGCACCCACTCATTTCACCGGAAGTTTTTCTGTAAATGATTCATTGTATTTCGCGGATGAAAAGGCCGGTCTTTTCCGGATGGATGGCCTTTCGCTGAAGCAGGTTTTCAAGTTTCCGGCCGGCGCGGGATTTGAGATTGCAGGCATTTACCGGCATCCGAAAGGCATTGTTCTGGTTACTAAAAACTCAGGGTTGGCGCTCTTTTCATCAGGGAAGCTGAGCATCTTAAACAATGCAGTATCTCAGCATCTGCAAACAGCAAAGGTTTTTAGTTTTACTCCCGTCGGCGATCAGTACCTGGCTTTCGGAACGATTCTGAAAGGTTTGTATATCACGGATATAAACGGGAGAATCATCCATCAGATCAACAGAAACAAAGGATTGCCGAACAATACCATTCTGAGCCTGCATTACAGTCCGTCAGGGAAACTATGGATGGGAATGGATTATGGAGTTTCAGCCATTGACCTTCACCGGAAAGTCACCACTTTTTACGATTTCAGGGGGGATTTCGGCTCAGGTTCTGCTGCCCTGATTTATAACGAAAACTTCTATCTCGGCACCAATCAGGGATTGTATCAGTCAGCATGGGATGACCTGAATAATGATTCGGATTATAACAGGTTCCGGCTGATACCCGGCTCAGAGGGGCAGGTCTGGTGTTTGGAGGAAATTGATAATAGTGTGTTATTAGGCCACGATAAGGGGTTGTTTATCCTGAACGGGAACAGCATTCAAAAGATCAGTGATGAACCCGGAGTATGGACCATAGTGCCCTATAAGGATTACCTGCTAACCGGTAATTATAACGGAATTTCAATTTTCAGGAAAGCTGGCAATACCTGGACATTCCTGAAAAAGATGGAGCTCATTCTGGGTTCATGCAATCAGCTGATAGTTGAAAAGGATAATATTTTATGGATCAATATCCCCAACTTCGGGGTGATCAGGGTGGTCTTAGACGACAATCTTTATCCAGCGGAACGGTTGATTATTAAAGACAAGGAATTTGACGGAGCGAATCCCTATCTGAAGAAAAGTGACTCAGGAATACATCTGTTAACAGATCGCTTTCAATACACATTCAGTTCAGCGGAAAGAAAATTTGTGAACAAAGTTGATGCTGAAAGTCAACCTGAAATTGATGGTCTGGTAAATGGAGCCAGTCAACCAATCGTTATTCATCAGGATTATGCCTTCTATCCTGTTTATAATGGCTTTGCGCTGAAATATCTGCGGTCCGGTGATAAAACGTCCGGACAGGCCTATTCCTTGTGTGTAAGAAAGATGGAAGCCATTGGCCGGAATCATGACAAAACAGATTTTTATCCGGAAGCAAGCATCCCTTTCAGACAAAACAGCCTGAAAATTGAATGTATTGTTCCGAATCTTGACAAGGTTCTTTATCAGTATAAGCTGGATGAATCAGGCAGATGGAGCCCCTGGGATTCAAACAATACCTTTGAGTTGTTTAACCTGAAAAGGGGGAAGCATACGCTTTTTGTCAGGGCATCAATGAATAATGAAATATTGCAAACTCTGGCAATACCTTTTCGCATCGAAGCCCCTTGGTTTCACTCATGGTTAGCATACCTTATTTACTTTGTCACAGCAGTATTGATTGTTTACGGATTGCTGAGCCTGCAGAAATTGTCATTGAAAAAGCACAGGAAGCAGCATTTGATTAAGGAACAACGATCATTGCGGGAACAGGCCGAAAAGCACAGGCAGGAAATGATGATGCTGGAACAGGACATGTTAAAGGTAGAATACAATAAACTGAAACAACAATTGAAGGCCAAAACCATAGAGCTTGCATGTAAAGCGAGGGTAGACGACGAGAAAAACCGGATGCTGCTTTCTTTGAAAGAAAAGTTTGAGCGTGTTCAGAAAGAACCGGCCCTGGCGCAGATGATATTAAAAGAAATAAACCGGATTCTGGAATCTTATATAAATACGGAGGTCAATACTTTTGAAATCCAGATAGATGAACTGCATCAGGAGTTTTATAAAAAACTGAAAGACAGGTACCCCGGACTGTCAAACAACGACCTCCGGTTATGCGCGTACCTGAAAATCGGTTTGAACTCCAGGGAAATAGCCGATATTCTGAACATTCTGCCGTCCAGTGCTTTTATAAGCCGTTCCCGGTTGAGGAAAAAGCTCGACATCGGTGCCGATGAAGACTTGTATGAATTTCTGAATTCAATCTGATTTCAGCAGCCCGTTTTATCCAGCCTGGTTTTTCCTGAAACATCCCTCCAGATGGTCATCCACCAGGCCGGCGGCCTGCATAAAAGCATAACAGATGGTGCTTCCGCAGAAGGTGAATCCGCGCTTTTTCATATCCTTTGCCATGGCATCCGATTCAGGACTGGTGGCAGGTATTTGCTTCAGCTCATCCCAATGGTTCACCATGGTTTTCCCTCCGGTAAACTGCCAGATGTAGGCATCAAATGAGCCAAACTCTTTCTGAATGTTTAGAAACACCTGCGCATTCCTGATGGTTCCCCTGATTTTGGCCCGGTTACGGATAATGCCGGAATCGCCGAGCAGGCGGTGATAATCTTCTTCGGTGTAGGCGGCAATTTTCACCGCGTCAAAATTATCGAAGGCCCTGCGGAAACCTTCCCTGCGGTGCAGTATGGTTTTCCAACTCAGGCCGGCCTGAAAGGCGTCAAGCACAAGGAACTCGAAAAGTTTGCGATCGTCATGAACGGGCACACCCCATTCGGTGTCATGGTATTCAATCATCAGCGGGTCGTTGCCCGGCCAGGTACAGGTTTTCATTGCGGATTTTGGATTTTGGATTTCGGAATTCGGTTAAAGGGACGAGGGGCGGCCCTTCGACTCCCCTTCGACTCCGCTCAGGGTGCACGCTCAGGGACCGGGACGAGGGGCGGCATCCTGTCTGAAAGGTACTGCTCACCTGAACACCCGAGCACCTGAACACCCGAACACCCGACATTTCCATATTTTTATATTTACTGATTCTTAATTAGTTACCCCTTTCTCCGTGATAAATCCGGTAATCAATGCGGCGGGGGTGATATCGAAAGCGGGGTTAAAGGCCTCTGATCCCGGATTGGTGACCCTGATGGTATGCATTTTCCCGTCACCGTCGGGCCCGGTCTGGTAGTGCACTTCATCCTGGCTGCGGTGTTCTATTTCAATGGCGCTGCCGTCGGGGGTATTGTGGTCGAAGGTTGACAAGGGGGCTGCCACGAAAAAGGGGATGCCGAAATATTCAGCGAGTATGGCTTTTTCATAGGTCCCGATTTTGTTGGCCACATCCCCGTTGGCCGCGATGCGGTCGGCGCCGGTAATAACCAGGTCGATCATACCTTCCGACATCAGAAATGCACCGGCATTATCGGGGACGATGGTGTGGTCCACGCCTTCGTTGGCTAATTCCCAGGCGGTAAGGCGGGCGCCCTGGCTTCGGGGCCGGGTTTCATCGGCATAAACGTGGATTTGCTTGCCATTCCGGTGAGCCGTGTAAACGGGAGAAAGCGCGCTACCGTAGTCGACAAACCCCAGCCAGCCGGCGTTGCAGTGGGTAAGGATGCGGGCGCCGTCTTTGATAAGCGCGTCGCCAAAGAACCCGATTTTCTTTGCCGCCTCTACATTTGCATTGGCAAGGTTCTGAGCTTCTTCGATGGCGGCCTGAACCGAAATTTTCCCGGCCTCGTAAACCCTGTCAACGGCATAAAACAGGTCGCGGGCGGTAGGGCGGGTGGCGCGGATGCGCTCGCGGGCGATATCGGGATCTTCATTGCTGATAAAGCCCTGAG
It includes:
- a CDS encoding T9SS type A sorting domain-containing protein produces the protein MSITFAQNAPVNFETGGYGADWTWTVFENGPNAPLGIITNPDQSGINTSATVASFTALQSGQPWAGCESAHGDDDLGPFVLDATNSIIKIMVWKSVISDVGIKLVAASGWAQAEIKVANTLINQWEELTFDFSAYPNPPGTEGMYDQIVIFPDFNLSGRTQDNVIYFDNITFNEQGTSPGEPTVAAPEPPVREPEDVVSVFSGAYTNVAGTDFNPNWGQTTVVTFPLIAGNETMKYANFNYQGTQFASALDLSGMETLHLDMWTADATGVNISLISTGPVETPYALQITPNQWVSYDIPLTAFAGVNLADVIQLKFDGGNGSQSIYLDNIYFYTEGGVIGDTPRNPVDFETGGYGADWTWTVFENGPNAPLGIIANPDQSGINTSATVAAFTALQSGQPWAGCESAHGDDDLGPFVLDATNSIIKIMVWKPVISDVGIKLVANSGWAQAEIKVANTLINQWEELTFDFSAYPNPPGTEGMYDQIVIFPDFNLSGRTQDNVIYFDNITFNEQGTSPGEPTVAAPEPPVREPEDVVSVFSGAYTNVAGTDFNPNWGQTTVVTFPLIAGNETMKYANFNYQGTQFASALDLSGMETLHLDMWTADATGVNISLISTGPVETPYALQITPNQWVSYDIPLTAFAGVNLADVIQLKFDGGNGSQSIYLDNIYFYTEGGVIGDTPRNPVDFETGGYGADWTWTVFENGPNAPLGIIANPDQSGINTSATVAAFTALQSGQPWAGCESAHGDDDLGPFVLDATNSIIKIMVWKPVISDVGIKLVANSGWAQAEIKVANTLINQWEELTFDFSAYPNPPGTEGMYDQIVIFPDFNLSGRTQDNVIYFDNITFNEQGTSPGEPTVAAPEPPVREPEDVVSVFSGAYTNVAGTDFNPNWGQTTVVTFPLIAGNETMKYANFNYQGTQFASALDLSGMETLHLDMWTADATGVNISLISTGPVETPYALQITPNQWVSYDIPLTAFAGVNLADVIQLKFDGGNGSQSIYLDNIYFYTEGGVIGDTPRNPVDFETGGYGADWTWTVFENGPNAPLGIIANPDQSGINTSATVAAFTALQSGQPWAGCESAHGDDDLGPFVLDATNSIIKIMVWKPVISDVGIKLVANSGWAQAEIKVANTLINQWEELTFDFSAYPNPPGTEGMYDQIVIFPDFDLSGRTQDNVIYFDNITFNEQGTSPGEPTVAAPEPPVREPEDVVSVFSGAYTNVAGTDFNPNWGQTTVVTFPLIAGNETMKYANFNYQGTQFASALDLSGMETLHLDMWTADATGVNISLISTGPVETPYALQITPNQWVSYDIPLTAFAGVNLADVIQLKFDGGNGSQSIYLDNIYFYTEGGVIGDTPRNPVDFETGGYGADWTWTVFENGPNAPLGIIANPDQSGINTSATVAAFTALQSGQPWAGCESAHGDDDLGPFVLDATNSIIKIMVWKPVISDVGIKLVANSGWAQAEIKVANTLINQWEELTFDFSAYPNPPGTEGMYDQIVIFPDFDLSGRTQDNTIYFDNITFNEQEPIVGGPNAPVDFETGGYGADWTWTVFENGPNAPLGIIANPDQSGINSSATVAEFTALQSGQPWAGVESAHGDDDLGPFVLDATNSLIKIMVWKPVISDVGIKLVAASGWAQPEIKVANTLINQWEELTFDFSGYPNPPGTEGMYDQIVIFPDFDLSGRTQDNTIYFDNITFNEQGTTPGEPTAAAPEPPVREPEDVVSVFSGAYTNVAGTDFNPNWGQSTVVTFPLIAGNETMKYANFNYQGTQFASALDLSGMETLHLDMWTADASSVNVFLISTGPVETPYALQITPNQWVSYDIPLTAFAGVDLTDVIQMKFDGGNGSQSIYLDNIYFYTEGGVIGDTPRNPVDFETGGYGADWTWTVFENGPNAPLGIIANPDQSGINTSATVAEFTALQSGQPWAGVESAHGDDDLGPFVLDATNSIIKIMVWKPVISDVGIKLVAASGWAQPEIKVANTLINQWEELTFDFSGYPNPPGTEGMYDQIVIFPDFDLSGRTQDNTIYFDNITFNQLVTNNDLTFPKRILIYPNPVKRGNQIILVADVKQFELFDISGRVLISTNTSIVDTDKLSKGIYVLRIHTRNGDIQTQKLIVK
- a CDS encoding DNA-3-methyladenine glycosylase I — translated: MKTCTWPGNDPLMIEYHDTEWGVPVHDDRKLFEFLVLDAFQAGLSWKTILHRREGFRRAFDNFDAVKIAAYTEEDYHRLLGDSGIIRNRAKIRGTIRNAQVFLNIQKEFGSFDAYIWQFTGGKTMVNHWDELKQIPATSPESDAMAKDMKKRGFTFCGSTICYAFMQAAGLVDDHLEGCFRKNQAG